Proteins from one Peromyscus eremicus chromosome 8a, PerEre_H2_v1, whole genome shotgun sequence genomic window:
- the Zpbp2 gene encoding zona pellucida-binding protein 2 isoform X2, whose amino-acid sequence MDVNRASKETVDPAYLWIGPNENTLTGNGQINVTNTGKLIVKDFMESLSGLYTCTLSYKTIKAETQEETTIKKRYDFMIFAYREPDYSYHMAVRFTTKSCVGRYNDLLFRVLKKILDNLISDLSCHVIEPSYKCHSVKIPDRDFVYELFIAFQVNPFAPGWKSMCNDSSDCEDATNRNILKARDRIEEFFRSQAYILYHHFNKTIPAMHFVDHSFQVVRIDNCRPGFGKNEGLHSNCASCCVVCSPGTFSPDVDVTCQICVSVHSYGAKSCP is encoded by the exons ATGGATGTTAATCGTGCTAGTAAAGAAACAGTGGACCCCGCCTACTTATGGATTGGGCCAAATGAAAATACATTAACAG GGAATGgccaaataaatgtaacaaacacAGGAAAACTGATAGTGAAAGATTTTATGGAGTCGTTGTCTGGACTTTACACATGTACTCTTTCATATAAGACTATCAAAGCAGAAACCCAAGAAGAAACTACAATAAAGAAGAGATATGACTTTATGATCTTTG CCTATCGGGAACCTGATTATTCTTATCACATGGCTGTGCGTTTTACCACAAAATCTTGTGTAGGAAGATATAATGACCTGCTCTTTAGAGTGCTGAAGAAAATCTTGGATAATTTAATCTCTGATTTGTCGTGCCATGTCATAGAACCATCATATAAGTGCCATTCTGTTAAAATTCCAGACCGTGACTTCGTGTACGAGCTATTCATAGCCTTTCAAG TGAATCCTTTTGCACCAGGCTGGAAAAGTATGTGCAACGACTCTTCCGATTGTGAAGATGCCACTAACCGTAACATCCTCAAG GCAAGAGATCGGATAGAAGAATTTTTTCGGAGCCAAGCATACATTTTGTACCATCACTTTAATAAAACTATACCAGCGATGCATTTTGTGGACCACAGTTTTCAAGTAGTACGAATAGATAACTGTCGACCAGGCTTTGGGAAAAATGAAGGTCTACACAGCAATTGTGCTAGCTGTTGCG TGGTCTGTAGTCCTGGAACATTCAGTCCTGATGTCGATGTCACCTGTCAGATCTGTGTTTCTGTCCATTCATACGGAGCTAAATCTTGCCCATAA